Proteins from a single region of Paraglaciecola sp. T6c:
- a CDS encoding RecQ family ATP-dependent DNA helicase encodes MQNTTVDIANDQGAQNASLANTFGFDQFRGGQQQVVSQLLNGQSSLAIFPTGSGKSLCYQFCALHLPHLTLVVSPLLALMKDQLAFLQSKGIAAGSIDSTLSPDEQRSTMERVRSGEIKILMVSVERFKNERFRQFIDSVAVSMLVVDEAHCISEWGHNFRPDYLKLPDYRAQLNIPLVLLLTATATKKVKLDMAKRFAIEPQHVVQTGFYRKNLDLHVSATPEREKNQTLIQIIQAQQGCGIVYVTLQHSAEQVAQRLAADGVSAKAYHAGLGDEVRQRVQQDFMEGRIQVVVATIAFGMGIDKSDIRFVVHYDLPKSIENYSQEIGRAGRDGQLSHCITLGNLDGLHTVENFVYGDTPELQGIQILLDDIRQGTQNHIAKPIGQHATQHENNGATEFAHASQWELQINGLSTLSNIRQLPLKTLLVQLELMGIVRPQYAYFADVRFKFLQDKADVLARFDENRQAFLTSVFANTDFKKIWGSLNFDSLFEQTGAERARVVAALEYLAQNQLIELQTKQITEVFQVDTDKLNQPELAQTLHAYFTDKEQKELQRIAMLVRFFQLDKCLSHNLSRYFDDLNTPEKCGHCSVCRGEVAHLHVTSEVPEIDELAVAEAMQALAKHIEGKVEYRLSEDTYCRFLTGMTMPLFTGLKIRQVRGYAICEKSRYPAIKEVVRRFIVE; translated from the coding sequence ATGCAAAACACCACTGTCGATATCGCTAATGATCAGGGGGCACAAAATGCCAGCCTGGCTAACACTTTTGGTTTTGATCAATTTCGTGGCGGCCAGCAGCAGGTTGTTAGTCAGCTACTTAACGGCCAATCTTCCCTAGCTATTTTTCCCACAGGGTCGGGTAAATCTTTGTGCTATCAATTTTGTGCACTGCACCTACCCCATTTGACCCTAGTGGTATCACCACTATTAGCGTTGATGAAAGACCAGTTAGCATTTTTACAATCCAAGGGCATTGCGGCAGGCAGCATTGATTCAACCTTGAGTCCTGATGAGCAGCGCAGCACTATGGAGCGCGTGCGAAGCGGCGAGATAAAAATATTGATGGTCTCAGTTGAGCGTTTTAAGAATGAGCGCTTTCGTCAGTTTATCGACAGTGTTGCTGTATCCATGCTGGTTGTTGATGAGGCTCACTGCATTTCTGAGTGGGGGCATAATTTTCGACCAGATTATCTGAAACTGCCGGATTATCGAGCCCAGTTAAATATCCCTTTGGTATTACTGCTAACAGCAACGGCTACCAAAAAAGTCAAATTAGACATGGCCAAACGGTTTGCCATTGAGCCGCAGCACGTAGTGCAAACCGGCTTCTACCGCAAAAACTTAGACCTGCACGTTAGCGCCACTCCTGAGCGAGAAAAAAATCAGACACTTATACAGATTATCCAAGCGCAACAAGGCTGCGGGATTGTGTATGTCACCTTGCAGCATAGCGCCGAACAAGTGGCGCAGCGTTTAGCGGCCGACGGGGTGTCCGCTAAAGCCTATCACGCTGGGTTAGGTGATGAGGTTCGCCAGCGGGTACAGCAAGACTTTATGGAGGGGCGTATTCAAGTCGTTGTGGCCACCATTGCATTTGGCATGGGGATCGACAAGTCAGATATTCGCTTTGTCGTGCATTACGATTTACCCAAGTCTATTGAGAATTACAGCCAGGAAATCGGCCGAGCAGGGCGCGACGGCCAACTTTCTCACTGTATTACACTGGGAAATTTGGATGGTCTACACACAGTGGAAAATTTTGTTTATGGCGATACGCCTGAATTGCAGGGGATCCAAATTTTACTGGACGATATTCGTCAAGGGACACAAAATCACATTGCTAAACCCATAGGGCAACACGCGACTCAACACGAAAATAATGGGGCTACTGAATTTGCCCATGCTAGCCAGTGGGAGCTGCAAATAAACGGCCTTTCTACCCTTAGTAATATTCGCCAACTCCCATTAAAAACCCTACTGGTGCAGCTTGAACTGATGGGGATTGTGCGCCCGCAGTATGCATATTTTGCCGACGTGCGTTTTAAATTTCTGCAGGACAAAGCAGATGTACTGGCGCGCTTTGACGAAAACCGCCAAGCTTTTTTAACCAGTGTGTTCGCCAATACCGACTTTAAAAAGATATGGGGTAGTTTGAATTTTGATAGCTTATTTGAACAAACTGGGGCCGAGCGCGCTCGAGTCGTAGCTGCGTTGGAGTATTTAGCACAAAACCAACTCATTGAATTGCAAACTAAGCAAATCACTGAAGTGTTTCAGGTGGATACAGATAAGCTAAACCAGCCTGAATTAGCCCAAACATTGCACGCCTATTTTACTGATAAAGAACAGAAAGAGTTGCAACGTATTGCGATGCTGGTGCGCTTTTTTCAGTTAGATAAATGCCTTAGCCATAACTTGTCACGTTACTTTGACGATCTCAATACCCCAGAAAAATGCGGTCATTGCAGTGTATGTCGTGGAGAAGTGGCTCACCTGCATGTCACCAGTGAAGTACCTGAGATAGATGAACTTGCCGTGGCTGAAGCCATGCAGGCGTTGGCAAAGCACATAGAAGGAAAAGTGGAGTATCGCCTAAGTGAAGATACCTATTGCCGATTTTTAACCGGTATGACGATGCCGTTATTTACCGGTTTAAAGATACGCCAAGTGCGGGGTTACGCTATCTGTGAAAAGAGTCGCTACCCAGCGATAAAAGAGGTCGTACGTCGCTTTATAGTAGAATAA
- a CDS encoding efflux RND transporter periplasmic adaptor subunit, which translates to MSKLMHTLRLQPYWIALVILILLTLWVASGMLFAEQTDNAQARKEAKHRDAGLVSVRAERVHAKPITREINLYGRTEPNRRVTLRSEVNGLVVKIYVTEGQSVKEGEPLIDIETSDLLNRLKSAKSTLAQRKIELEGAESLGQKGYQSKVNLAQAQANLETAVSEVSTLELALSKSTLRAPFDGIVNERHVELGDLLKDGDEVAMLVDLDPLIITADVTESDVQALTLGQKASGRMISNDTVTGTIRYISSVSDMGTNTFNVEVAIDNPETKYLAGMSTELSVPLKPTLAVRITPSVMALDEAGNLGVKTVVNEHVKFIPIDIVKSDSQGVWLGGMGEITDVITLGHGFVRDGDKVKVTYVEGDMGHQQAAVGTSNNTQPNADLQAQ; encoded by the coding sequence ATGTCAAAGTTGATGCACACCCTTCGTTTACAGCCTTATTGGATAGCGCTCGTTATTCTAATATTACTTACGCTCTGGGTCGCATCCGGTATGTTATTCGCAGAACAAACCGACAATGCCCAAGCACGCAAAGAAGCAAAACACAGAGACGCCGGACTTGTTAGTGTTCGTGCTGAGCGAGTGCACGCCAAACCTATCACCCGAGAAATTAACTTATACGGTCGCACTGAACCTAATCGTAGGGTAACGCTGCGCAGTGAAGTCAATGGTCTAGTAGTGAAAATCTATGTGACTGAAGGGCAAAGCGTGAAAGAAGGTGAACCTCTAATTGATATTGAAACCAGCGATCTGCTTAACCGCCTTAAATCAGCAAAGTCGACGTTAGCGCAACGCAAAATCGAGTTAGAAGGTGCAGAGTCACTTGGCCAAAAAGGCTATCAATCCAAAGTAAACTTAGCGCAAGCGCAAGCAAACTTGGAAACAGCGGTGTCTGAGGTCAGTACGCTGGAATTGGCGTTATCCAAATCTACGTTGCGAGCCCCCTTTGACGGCATAGTCAACGAACGTCACGTAGAGCTTGGTGATTTACTCAAGGATGGCGATGAAGTAGCCATGCTGGTGGATTTAGACCCACTGATTATCACAGCAGATGTCACAGAAAGTGATGTGCAAGCTCTGACGTTGGGCCAGAAAGCCTCAGGCCGTATGATTTCAAATGACACCGTTACCGGCACTATCCGTTATATTTCAAGCGTGTCAGACATGGGAACCAATACGTTCAATGTCGAGGTTGCCATTGATAACCCTGAGACTAAATACCTAGCAGGTATGAGCACCGAGTTATCTGTTCCCCTGAAACCCACTTTGGCGGTGCGTATTACCCCTTCGGTAATGGCGTTAGACGAAGCGGGTAATTTAGGTGTAAAAACCGTGGTAAATGAACATGTAAAGTTTATCCCCATTGATATTGTTAAAAGCGATAGCCAAGGGGTGTGGCTAGGCGGCATGGGCGAGATCACCGATGTTATCACCCTAGGTCATGGTTTTGTCCGAGACGGTGACAAAGTCAAGGTTACTTATGTTGAGGGCGATATGGGCCATCAGCAAGCCGCTGTTGGCACGTCAAATAACACACAACCAAACGCCGATCTGCAGGCTCAGTAA
- a CDS encoding efflux RND transporter permease subunit: MNNLIAAALTHSRTVLMMFVLLIVAGAVTYATIPKEANPDVPIPFIYVSIVHDGISPEDAERMLVKPMERELRSIDGVKEMKATAGEGFANITLEFIAGLDSKDALADVRDKVTVARAKLPSETEEPTIHEVTMAGQQAAITVVLSGPVAERALVTVARELQNRLESLSEVLEVDIGGDREDIVEIVVDPLLMESYGLDQNDILNLLSRNNRLVPAGTMDNGKGSFAVKVPSVFESVKDVMEQPVKVQGERVITFQDVAQVRRSYKDPSSFARLNGDNSVSLEVKKRPGENLLETVAHVKELIEGAQQTSMWPSSVYVSYTGDQSVDVNMMLGDLQNNVSSAVILVAVVIVAILGLRTAILVGVSIPGSFLTGILIIAMFGYTLNTVVLFSLIMAVGMLVDGAIVVTEYADRCMGEGATKQQAYLKAAQRMAWPIIASTATTLAAFAPLMFWPGMMGEFMKYLPFTLIAVLSASLLMALVFVPTLGAVFGKPQTISAQAKEQMLLAENGDLTKLRGFTGRYVRLLAKAISNPWKVLMIAFVVAGLSFFAYFSSGLGLEFFPKVDSSGINVTVRSSGEMSIYEKDSIVQEVEEKLIDMDAIETLYARTGGQDQIGYLRLNLVDWHLRPHSDDVLKETQERLADMPGLDIEITPDQNGPQSGKDLQIQLSSRFPELLNEAALKVRHALDENDKFTSISDTASQPGIEWQLKVNRSDAARFGADATLVGSTVQFVTNGLKIGEYRPDDVDDELDIRVRYPIDSRFIGKLDELRMKTATGMVPIGNFVDRKAQPKTDLIRHVDSERVITVEANMSPGELLSIELPKLQAQLPELNLDPRVSLSVKGQNEEQAESQGFLMNAFLVALFVMAIILVTQFNSFYQAFLILSAVLFSTVGVFLGLAIFQKPFGVVMSGIGVIALAGIVVNNNIVLIDTYNILRKEGYSATDAILRTGAQRLRPVLMTTVTTILGLLPMVAEINIDFIGRNVDIGGPSTQWWSQLATAVAGGLAFATLLTLVLTPSLLALKAGRDQRKSATMAQLADAPLLADK, from the coding sequence ATGAATAATCTTATTGCCGCGGCGCTTACCCATAGCCGTACTGTATTGATGATGTTTGTTTTGTTGATAGTGGCAGGCGCAGTGACATATGCCACCATTCCCAAAGAGGCAAATCCCGACGTTCCCATTCCGTTTATTTATGTATCAATTGTGCACGACGGTATATCCCCAGAAGATGCTGAGCGCATGTTGGTCAAGCCCATGGAGCGAGAGCTGCGCTCTATTGATGGCGTCAAAGAAATGAAAGCCACCGCAGGTGAAGGTTTCGCCAATATCACCCTTGAGTTTATCGCAGGCCTAGATTCAAAAGACGCCCTAGCCGATGTGCGTGACAAGGTCACCGTAGCGCGCGCCAAGTTGCCCTCAGAAACAGAAGAACCGACCATTCATGAAGTGACGATGGCGGGTCAACAAGCGGCGATAACTGTGGTGTTGTCTGGCCCTGTGGCCGAACGTGCTTTGGTCACCGTGGCCAGAGAGCTACAAAATCGCTTAGAAAGCCTCAGTGAAGTACTAGAAGTGGATATTGGCGGTGATCGAGAAGACATCGTTGAAATTGTCGTTGATCCCTTGTTGATGGAATCTTACGGGCTTGATCAAAACGATATTCTCAACCTGCTATCGCGCAATAATCGCTTAGTTCCCGCAGGTACAATGGATAACGGAAAGGGTAGCTTTGCAGTAAAAGTGCCATCGGTATTCGAGTCCGTTAAAGATGTCATGGAGCAACCTGTAAAAGTGCAAGGTGAGCGCGTTATTACCTTTCAAGATGTTGCACAGGTTCGCCGCTCTTATAAAGACCCATCAAGTTTTGCGCGTCTAAATGGCGATAATTCTGTTTCCTTAGAAGTTAAAAAACGACCTGGAGAAAACCTGCTTGAAACCGTGGCTCATGTGAAAGAGCTGATAGAAGGCGCTCAACAAACTTCCATGTGGCCTAGCAGTGTGTATGTGAGCTACACGGGGGATCAAAGCGTTGATGTAAACATGATGCTTGGGGATCTGCAAAATAACGTGTCGAGCGCCGTTATTCTCGTCGCCGTGGTGATTGTGGCTATCTTAGGCTTGCGAACCGCCATCTTAGTGGGGGTGTCGATACCGGGTTCGTTCCTCACCGGCATTCTTATCATCGCTATGTTCGGCTATACCCTAAATACGGTGGTCTTGTTCTCCCTGATTATGGCGGTAGGTATGCTGGTAGATGGCGCTATAGTGGTCACCGAATATGCTGACAGGTGTATGGGTGAAGGAGCAACCAAGCAGCAAGCTTATCTAAAGGCAGCACAACGCATGGCTTGGCCGATTATCGCATCCACCGCAACCACACTGGCCGCCTTTGCACCGCTGATGTTTTGGCCGGGCATGATGGGTGAGTTTATGAAGTACTTGCCGTTTACCTTGATTGCCGTGCTATCCGCTTCTTTGCTTATGGCCTTGGTGTTCGTCCCCACGCTCGGGGCCGTGTTTGGTAAACCGCAAACCATCTCAGCCCAAGCTAAAGAACAAATGTTGCTCGCAGAGAATGGCGATTTAACCAAATTAAGGGGGTTTACCGGCCGCTATGTGCGTTTATTAGCAAAAGCGATAAGCAATCCGTGGAAGGTACTAATGATTGCCTTCGTGGTGGCTGGATTGTCCTTCTTCGCGTATTTTTCATCGGGTCTTGGGCTGGAGTTCTTTCCTAAGGTCGACAGCAGTGGCATTAATGTAACTGTGCGCTCTTCAGGTGAGATGTCCATTTACGAGAAAGACAGCATAGTGCAAGAGGTGGAAGAAAAACTCATTGATATGGACGCCATCGAGACCTTATATGCACGCACTGGTGGCCAAGATCAGATTGGATATTTACGTTTGAATTTGGTCGATTGGCACTTGCGACCTCATTCAGACGATGTTCTTAAGGAAACCCAAGAGCGCCTAGCAGATATGCCGGGTTTGGACATTGAAATTACCCCTGACCAGAACGGTCCTCAATCGGGTAAAGACTTGCAGATCCAGTTATCGTCTCGCTTTCCTGAGCTTTTGAACGAAGCCGCATTAAAAGTGCGCCACGCATTAGATGAAAACGATAAATTTACCTCTATTAGTGATACCGCATCCCAGCCTGGTATTGAGTGGCAACTAAAGGTGAATCGCAGTGACGCTGCGCGCTTTGGTGCAGATGCCACATTAGTGGGCAGCACAGTACAATTCGTTACCAATGGTTTGAAAATTGGTGAATATCGCCCTGATGATGTGGACGATGAGCTCGATATTCGTGTGCGCTATCCAATTGATTCGCGTTTTATCGGAAAGCTTGACGAACTGCGCATGAAAACCGCAACAGGTATGGTGCCCATCGGCAATTTTGTCGATCGCAAAGCGCAGCCCAAAACTGACTTAATTCGTCACGTTGATAGCGAGCGAGTGATTACCGTTGAAGCGAATATGTCCCCAGGAGAGTTGCTGAGTATTGAGCTGCCTAAACTGCAGGCGCAGTTACCTGAGCTGAACCTAGACCCAAGGGTAAGCTTGTCGGTTAAAGGACAAAATGAAGAGCAAGCCGAATCCCAAGGCTTCTTGATGAATGCGTTTTTGGTCGCCCTGTTTGTTATGGCGATTATTCTGGTCACTCAATTTAATAGCTTCTATCAGGCCTTTTTAATTTTAAGCGCAGTGTTGTTTTCTACTGTTGGGGTCTTTTTAGGCCTCGCTATTTTTCAAAAGCCATTCGGCGTGGTCATGTCAGGCATAGGTGTCATCGCACTGGCGGGCATAGTGGTGAACAATAATATTGTGTTGATCGATACCTATAACATATTGCGCAAAGAAGGTTACAGCGCCACCGATGCCATTTTACGTACGGGCGCCCAACGCTTGCGCCCAGTCTTGATGACAACGGTGACGACTATACTCGGCCTGTTGCCTATGGTGGCTGAAATTAACATTGATTTTATTGGTCGCAATGTCGATATTGGCGGTCCGTCTACTCAGTGGTGGTCGCAATTAGCCACAGCGGTTGCCGGTGGCTTAGCATTTGCCACTTTACTGACCTTGGTTCTGACCCCCAGTTTGTTGGCGTTAAAGGCGGGCAGAGATCAGCGTAAAAGCGCTACTATGGCGCAATTGGCGGACGCGCCATTGCTAGCAGATAAGTAA
- a CDS encoding glutathione S-transferase family protein — translation MYKLYGSTTSPYVRRLRIWLANIEHEFINMQIYEKAGREILITKNPAMKVPALEHVQDDKSLFIYDSRVIFRYLSERHGFPALSWPQENQLTLIDAVNDSLVQMFQLSQSDVVADTDKLFFKLQKERVNNVLAELDGQVQDGEFANWNYPAICLFSLIDWVEFRSLHNLKGLNALLEFHQENAQRIEVTATDPRM, via the coding sequence ATGTACAAATTGTATGGCTCTACGACTTCTCCTTATGTGCGCCGCTTGCGAATTTGGTTAGCCAATATAGAGCATGAGTTTATCAACATGCAGATATACGAAAAAGCGGGCCGTGAAATATTAATCACTAAAAACCCAGCCATGAAAGTGCCCGCACTGGAGCACGTGCAAGACGATAAAAGTCTGTTTATTTACGACTCTCGGGTGATATTTCGTTACTTGAGTGAACGCCATGGCTTTCCAGCCTTAAGCTGGCCACAAGAAAACCAGCTAACCTTAATCGACGCCGTTAACGATAGTCTGGTGCAAATGTTTCAATTGTCACAATCAGATGTGGTCGCCGATACCGATAAATTGTTTTTTAAATTGCAAAAAGAGCGAGTAAACAATGTGTTGGCTGAATTGGACGGCCAAGTGCAGGACGGCGAATTTGCTAACTGGAATTACCCCGCTATATGCTTGTTTAGCCTTATCGACTGGGTCGAGTTTAGAAGTTTGCATAATTTAAAAGGGTTAAATGCATTACTCGAATTTCACCAAGAAAATGCTCAGCGCATTGAAGTTACCGCAACTGACCCCAGAATGTAG
- a CDS encoding DUF1244 domain-containing protein, with amino-acid sequence MTPEQQTEAQAAAFRQLVKHLDENKDVQNIDLMILADFCRNCLSKWYMAGAKEQGVDMDYDQAREAIYGMPFADWKAKYQTPATPEQLEAFEKRQNPCG; translated from the coding sequence ATGACCCCAGAACAACAAACTGAAGCCCAAGCGGCGGCATTTCGTCAGCTTGTTAAACATTTGGATGAAAACAAAGACGTGCAAAACATCGATTTGATGATTCTGGCTGATTTTTGCCGTAATTGTCTGTCTAAATGGTACATGGCGGGCGCTAAAGAGCAGGGCGTTGACATGGACTACGACCAAGCACGTGAAGCAATTTACGGTATGCCATTTGCCGACTGGAAGGCAAAATATCAGACGCCAGCCACACCAGAGCAGCTCGAGGCTTTTGAAAAGCGCCAAAACCCCTGCGGCTAA
- a CDS encoding DUF4442 domain-containing protein, whose product MPVSNPLRKFVDKVNQYPAPISAFLMTKVFRHKVKLAGTTSIDVVATNGRQVEYRMKNRKKVQNHIGSVHAAAMALLAESATGFIVGINLPGDKLPLIKCMNLNYVKRATGDMKAIATLTDEQIALLQEREKGEINVQVKVTDATGIEPVECEMIWAWVPKR is encoded by the coding sequence ATGCCTGTTTCTAACCCCCTTAGAAAATTCGTAGATAAAGTTAATCAATACCCCGCGCCTATTAGTGCCTTTTTAATGACGAAGGTGTTTCGCCATAAGGTTAAATTGGCGGGTACCACTAGTATCGATGTTGTCGCTACAAATGGGCGTCAGGTGGAATATCGTATGAAAAACCGTAAAAAGGTGCAGAACCACATTGGCAGTGTGCATGCCGCGGCCATGGCGTTGCTTGCAGAGTCGGCCACTGGTTTTATTGTGGGTATCAATTTACCTGGCGATAAGCTACCGCTGATTAAGTGCATGAACCTCAATTATGTCAAACGTGCGACAGGCGACATGAAAGCGATAGCGACTCTGACAGATGAGCAGATCGCCCTATTACAAGAGCGAGAGAAAGGTGAAATTAACGTACAAGTCAAAGTAACAGATGCAACAGGGATTGAGCCTGTTGAATGCGAAATGATATGGGCTTGGGTGCCTAAACGTTAA
- the maoP gene encoding DUF413 domain-containing protein encodes MAQLSRESLFQRVFSDPKNYPYGFSRSGDFSISESKALSQYGCLIAALLDGRIEPECDEDNSLLAVAKGEKDPSNVAEKAWSKYDKRIHRPKLGNIYGSRPSSQSNDDDLTEDSDLEIELDD; translated from the coding sequence ATGGCACAACTTTCTAGAGAATCATTGTTTCAACGTGTTTTTAGCGACCCTAAAAACTATCCTTATGGTTTTTCACGTTCAGGTGACTTTTCAATTTCTGAAAGCAAAGCACTGAGCCAATACGGTTGTTTAATTGCTGCCTTACTTGATGGCCGAATTGAACCGGAATGTGATGAAGATAACTCACTGTTAGCTGTGGCTAAAGGTGAGAAAGACCCGAGTAATGTTGCTGAAAAAGCATGGTCTAAGTATGACAAACGTATACATCGACCTAAACTTGGCAATATTTACGGTAGTAGACCGTCATCTCAGAGCAATGATGATGACTTGACTGAAGATAGTGACTTAGAAATTGAGCTGGATGATTAA
- a CDS encoding acetolactate synthase 3 large subunit yields MEMMSGAAMVVRTLKDLGVKHVFGYPGGAVLDIYDALYAQEDVEHILVRHEQGAAHMADGYARSTGITGTVLVTSGPGATNTLTGIATAYMDSIPMVILSGQVPSMHIGEDAFQETDMVGCSRPVVKHSFLVKRAVDIPEAIAKAYYIANTGRPGPVVVDLPKDIVNVLEEHPYQFPEDVTMRSYNPTLKGHSKQIKKASKVLLEAKRPILYVGGGAIAAEASELVTEIAEKLNLPVTSTLMGLGAFSGVHEQSLGMLGMHGTLESNKAMHNADCILALGARFDDRVTNNVEKFCPHATIIHVDIDPASISKTVAVHVPVVGSVDQVAKQLLSQMGDIDTTKQKAKLADWWEQIEQWRGRTCLSYKKDDNLIKPQEVIQSVYKHTNGDAYLSSDVGQHQMFAALYYPFAKPRRWINSGGLGTMGFGLPAAMGVQKAHPDATSVVITGDGSIQMNIQELSTCLQYKLPIKIISLNNRALGMVRQWQDMNYKSRYSSSYMDSMPDFVKLAEAYGHIGIRVEHPDDLDAAMERCFAEKERLVFMDIAIDQNEHVYPMQIKFGAMDDMRLSKTERT; encoded by the coding sequence ATGGAAATGATGTCAGGCGCCGCAATGGTTGTGCGAACCCTAAAAGATCTTGGGGTTAAGCACGTATTCGGGTATCCCGGTGGAGCCGTATTAGATATATATGATGCATTGTACGCGCAAGAAGATGTAGAACACATTTTGGTTCGCCACGAGCAAGGTGCTGCGCACATGGCTGATGGTTATGCCCGTTCTACTGGTATTACAGGAACCGTGCTGGTCACGTCTGGTCCTGGTGCCACAAATACCCTAACCGGTATTGCCACTGCTTATATGGATTCAATTCCAATGGTTATCTTGTCTGGTCAAGTGCCTTCAATGCATATTGGTGAAGACGCTTTCCAAGAAACCGATATGGTCGGTTGTTCGCGCCCTGTGGTTAAACACAGTTTCCTCGTTAAGCGCGCTGTTGATATTCCTGAAGCTATCGCTAAAGCTTATTATATTGCCAACACTGGGCGTCCTGGTCCTGTGGTGGTCGATTTACCAAAAGACATAGTTAACGTACTTGAAGAGCATCCGTATCAGTTCCCTGAAGATGTCACTATGCGCTCTTATAATCCAACACTTAAGGGACACAGCAAACAAATCAAAAAAGCATCGAAAGTGTTGCTTGAAGCGAAGCGTCCTATTTTATATGTGGGCGGTGGCGCGATTGCTGCAGAAGCAAGTGAGCTGGTGACTGAAATTGCAGAAAAACTAAACTTGCCTGTTACATCTACTTTGATGGGGCTGGGTGCATTTTCTGGCGTGCACGAGCAGAGCCTAGGTATGTTGGGTATGCATGGCACGTTAGAGTCAAACAAAGCAATGCACAATGCGGATTGTATATTGGCACTAGGTGCGCGTTTTGATGATCGCGTAACGAATAACGTTGAAAAATTCTGCCCCCACGCAACCATTATTCACGTAGATATCGACCCTGCTTCTATTTCTAAAACGGTTGCTGTGCACGTGCCGGTTGTAGGCAGTGTGGACCAAGTGGCAAAGCAGCTTCTAAGCCAAATGGGCGACATAGATACCACTAAGCAAAAGGCTAAGTTGGCTGATTGGTGGGAGCAAATTGAGCAGTGGCGCGGCCGTACCTGCTTGAGCTACAAAAAAGATGATAACCTGATTAAACCGCAAGAAGTGATTCAGTCGGTGTATAAACATACAAATGGTGATGCCTATTTAAGTTCAGATGTAGGTCAGCATCAAATGTTTGCAGCTCTGTATTACCCGTTTGCCAAACCTCGTCGCTGGATAAACTCTGGTGGTTTGGGCACCATGGGCTTTGGTTTGCCTGCTGCAATGGGCGTACAAAAGGCCCATCCTGATGCAACATCGGTGGTTATCACTGGTGATGGCAGTATTCAGATGAATATCCAAGAGTTGTCGACGTGTTTGCAATACAAGCTACCGATTAAAATCATTTCTTTGAATAACCGCGCCTTAGGTATGGTTCGTCAATGGCAAGATATGAACTACAAGAGCCGTTATTCAAGCTCTTATATGGATTCTATGCCTGACTTCGTGAAGCTTGCCGAAGCCTATGGTCACATTGGTATTCGTGTTGAGCATCCAGACGATTTAGATGCCGCCATGGAGCGTTGTTTCGCAGAGAAGGAACGCTTGGTGTTTATGGACATCGCAATCGATCAAAACGAACACGTATACCCCATGCAGATTAAATTTGGCGCAATGGACGACATGAGATTAAGCAAAACGGAGCGCACATAA
- the ilvN gene encoding acetolactate synthase small subunit, whose protein sequence is MKRIISVLMENAPGALSRIVGVFSQRGYNVDSLCVAATDDKSLSRLTITTQADDKVIEQITKQVNKLIDVLKVTDLTNGSHVERELMLIKVATRSELVRSEVNRNVDIFRAQIIDVDLNNYTIQVTGTSDKLDAFANVLAQSTEIIEASRTGICGLARGDKALRP, encoded by the coding sequence ATGAAACGTATTATTTCAGTTTTAATGGAAAACGCCCCAGGTGCTTTATCCCGTATCGTGGGTGTTTTTTCCCAGCGTGGCTATAACGTTGATTCTTTGTGTGTGGCAGCGACAGACGACAAAAGTTTGTCTCGTTTGACTATTACCACCCAAGCAGACGATAAGGTTATCGAGCAAATCACTAAGCAAGTTAATAAGCTGATTGACGTGCTTAAAGTGACCGACTTGACTAACGGCAGCCATGTTGAGCGTGAGCTTATGTTGATTAAAGTCGCTACGCGCAGTGAGCTAGTGCGTTCTGAGGTGAACCGAAATGTGGATATCTTCCGTGCACAAATCATCGATGTGGACTTGAACAACTATACTATTCAAGTCACTGGCACGAGCGACAAACTAGATGCCTTTGCCAATGTACTGGCACAGAGCACTGAGATCATCGAAGCATCTCGCACCGGGATCTGTGGTTTGGCACGGGGTGACAAAGCACTGCGCCCATAA